From Nocardia sp. XZ_19_385, the proteins below share one genomic window:
- a CDS encoding ESX secretion-associated protein EspG, producing the protein MSRTWEFTDTEFMALWSRIEGTLLPRPFTYVTDMQSGDEFERALYLVRERWRGKEDRFLDQLTEAVLQPDIALQVRGFDEREYERAEGWVRVLAVRRDDRGYVLKQVTGRTFERAAGYTVTECDPLALADRVVAELPKVKAGKQGSIKLPVPKGEEMVDTSSSGLWDDPYHDGNPVSGDRFLNTVAASRGSVLAIQGRSVYGPRGRIQREIKWRDLPDDGRYIIGSDLPPVAQPADEKTFVVAINREIAKIVQTIRDERVSHRNGV; encoded by the coding sequence GTGAGCCGCACTTGGGAATTCACCGATACCGAGTTCATGGCGCTGTGGTCACGGATCGAGGGCACGCTGCTCCCACGTCCGTTCACCTATGTCACCGACATGCAGTCGGGCGATGAGTTCGAGCGCGCCCTGTACCTCGTTCGCGAACGATGGCGGGGCAAGGAGGATCGGTTCCTGGATCAGCTCACCGAGGCGGTGCTGCAGCCGGATATCGCGTTGCAAGTGCGTGGATTCGACGAGCGGGAGTACGAGCGCGCGGAGGGCTGGGTGCGGGTGCTCGCTGTCCGGCGCGACGACCGCGGCTATGTGCTGAAGCAGGTGACCGGCAGGACTTTTGAGCGTGCTGCCGGCTACACGGTGACCGAATGCGATCCGCTGGCGTTGGCGGACCGGGTGGTGGCCGAACTGCCGAAGGTGAAGGCCGGCAAGCAGGGCAGTATCAAGCTCCCGGTGCCCAAGGGCGAGGAGATGGTGGACACCAGCAGCTCCGGATTGTGGGACGACCCATACCACGACGGCAACCCGGTTTCCGGCGATCGGTTCCTGAATACGGTCGCCGCGTCCCGCGGATCGGTGCTGGCCATCCAGGGCCGTTCGGTCTACGGGCCGCGCGGCCGGATCCAGCGGGAGATCAAATGGCGGGATCTGCCCGACGACGGCCGATACATCATCGGCTCGGATCTGCCACCGGTCGCTCAGCCCGCCGACGAGAAGACGTTCGTCGTCGCGATAAATAGGGAGATCGCGAAAATCGTCCAGACCATCAGGGATGAGCGAGTCTCGCACCGAAACGGTGTGTGA